From a single Pelmatolapia mariae isolate MD_Pm_ZW linkage group LG20, Pm_UMD_F_2, whole genome shotgun sequence genomic region:
- the dvl1a gene encoding segment polarity protein dishevelled homolog DVL-1 isoform X2, which yields MAETKIIYHIDEEETPYLVKLSVPPEKVTLADFKNVLNNRPVNSYKFFFKSMDQDFGVVKEEISDDNAKLPCFNGRVVSWLVLAESAHSDGGSQCTESHPELPPPLERTGGIGDSRPPSFHANAVSSRDGLDTETGTESLLSHRRERERERARRRARETELPRINGHSKSERTARDSAMGYDSASVMSSELESSSFVDSEEDEDASRLSSSTEQSSSSQLMRRHKRRRRRHKVAKIDRSSSFSSITDSTMSLNIITVTLNMEKYNFLGISIVGQSNDRGDGGIYIGSIMKGGAVAADGRIEPGDMLLQVNDVNFENMSNDDAVRILREIVSKTGPISLTVAKCWDPSPRSYFTIPRAEPVRPIDPAAWISHTTALTAPYPHYEFDDLPLSVSKTDMATIVKVMQLPDSGLEIRDRMWLKITIANAVIGADVVDWLYSRVEGFKDRRDARKYASSLLKHGYLRHTVNKITFSEQCYYTFGDLCQNMASLNLNEGSSGGGSEQDTLAPLPPTSNPWPLGGQPFPYPPFPTAPPSFPPGYSDPCHSFHSGSAGSQHSEGSRSSGSNPSAGKGRRSSPQEKGQRSTCSESEPGIRGGRRGDRSASQMSHHSHAISSQSHARSSLSHSHSHRSHPVTQNNHPPFTYSHAAFIQPGPGSCAQSERSHASSYGPPGLPPPYCLARLAPKTSFNSSTPPGAPPGRELAAVPPELTASRQSFQHAMGNPFF from the exons ATGGCGGAGACTAAAATAATATATCACATTGACGAGGAGGAGACTCCTTATCTGGTCAAACTGTCTGTTCCTCCGGAGAAAGTCACATTAGCGGATTTTAAAAATGTCCTCAACAATCGGCCGGTCAACAGCTACAAATTCTTCTTCAAATCCATGGACCAGGATTTTGG GGTTGTCAAAGAAGAGATCTCCGATGACAACGCCAAGCTGCCATGCTTCAACGGGAGAGTAGTGTCCTGG TTGGTCCTGGCAGAGAGTGCACACTCTGATGGAGGATCTCAATGCACAGAGAGCCATCCAGAACTTCCCCCACCCCTCGAGAGAACAGGGGGCATCGGGGACTCACGGCCCCCCTCCTTCCA TGCCAATGCAGTGAGCAGTCGTGACGGCCTGGACACAGAGACTGGTACAGAGTCTCTCCTAAGCCACcgcagagagcgagagagagagcgtgcACGGAGGAGAGCTCGAGAAACTGAGC TCCCTCGCATCAATGGTCACTCCAAATCAGAGCGCACTGCAAGGGACTCGGCCATGGGTTACGACAGTGCCTCAGTAATGAGCAGTGAGCTGGAGTCCAGCTCATTTGTCGACAGTGAGGAAGATGAGGATGCTAGCAG GCTCAGTAGTTCCACAGAACAGAGTTCGTCTTCGCAGCTGATGCGCAGACACAAACGGCGCAGACGGAGGCACAAAGTGGCAAAGATCGACCGG TCGTCGTCTTTCAGCAGTATCACAGACTCCACGATGAGCCTAAACATTATCACCGTCACACTAAACATGG AAAAATACAACTTCCTTGGTATCAGTATTGTCGGTCAGAGTAATGACCGGGGGGACGGCGGTATTTACATCGGCTCTATCATGAAGGGAGGAGCTGTAGCTGCTGATGGCAGAATAGAACCTGGAGACATGCTACTACAG GTGAATGACGTCAACTTTGAGAACATGAGCAATGATGACGCTGTGAGGATCCTAAGAGAGATTGTTTCCAAAACTGG CCCCATTAGTCTTACTGTTGCCAAATGTTGGGACCCATCTCCCCGAAGCTACTTCACCATCCCTCGTG ctGAGCCAGTGAGACCCATTGATCCTGCGGCCTGGATTTCACACACCACAGCCCTAACAGCACCTTACCCTCACTATG AGTTTGATGACTTGCCTCTGTCTGTAAGTAAAACAGATATGGCAACTATTGTCAAAGTGATGCAGTTGCCTGATTCTGGCCTAGAGATTCGAGACAGGATGTGGTTGAAGATCACCATTGCAAATGCTGTTATAG GTGCTGATGTAGTGGACTGGCTGTACTCCAGAGTGGAAGGATTCAAGGATAGGCGCGATGCGAGGAAGTACGCGAGCAGTCTGTTGAAGCATGGTTACTTGAGACACACTGTCAATAAGATCACCTTCTCTGAACAGTGCTACTATACCTTTGGAGACCTCTGCCAAA ACATGGCCTCACTCAATTTGAATGAAGGATCCAGTGGTGGAGGTTCTGAGCAGGACACTTTGGCACCACTACCTCCCACTAGCAACCCCTGGCCTCTGGGCGGGCAGCCATTCCCCTACCCTCCTTTCCCCACTGCACCCCCGAGCTTTCCACCAGGATACTCAGACCCATGCCACAGTTTCCACAGTGGGAGCGCAGGCAGCCAACACAGTGAGG GAAGCCGAAGCAGTGGATCCAACCCCAGCGCAGGCAAAGGTAGACGTTCATCCCCACAGGaaaagggtcaaaggtcaacatgCAGTGAATCAGAGCCAGGAATCCGCGGAGGGCGGCGTGGTGACAGATCTGCCAGTCAAATGAGTCATCACAGCCACGCCATCTCTAGCCAAAGTCACGCAAGGTCAAGTCTCAGCCACAGTCATTCACACAGGAGCCACCCTGTCACGCAGAACAACCACCCCCCGTTCACCTACAGCCACGCCGCCTTTATTCAGCCAGGTCCAGGCTCCTGTGCCCAGAGCGAGCGAAGCCATGCCTCCTCCTACGGCCCCCCAGGCTTGCCTCCCCCTTATTGTCTGGCCCGTCTGGCCCCCAAGACCTCATTCAACAGTAGCACGCCTCCTGGAGCCCCACCTGGGAGAGAGTTAGCAGCCGTTCCTCCTGAGCTCACCGCCAGTCGCCAGTCCTTCCAGCATGCTATGGGCAATCCCT TCTTTTGA
- the dvl1a gene encoding segment polarity protein dishevelled homolog DVL-1 isoform X5 — MAETKIIYHIDEEETPYLVKLSVPPEKVTLADFKNVLNNRPVNSYKFFFKSMDQDFGVVKEEISDDNAKLPCFNGRVVSWLVLAESAHSDGGSQCTESHPELPPPLERTGGIGDSRPPSFHANAVSSRDGLDTETGTESLLSHRRERERERARRRARETELPRINGHSKSERTARDSAMGYDSASVMSSELESSSFVDSEEDEDASRLSSSTEQSSSSQLMRRHKRRRRRHKVAKIDRSSSFSSITDSTMSLNIITVTLNMEKYNFLGISIVGQSNDRGDGGIYIGSIMKGGAVAADGRIEPGDMLLQVNDVNFENMSNDDAVRILREIVSKTGPISLTVAKCWDPSPRSYFTIPRAEPVRPIDPAAWISHTTALTAPYPHYEFDDLPLSVSKTDMATIVKVMQLPDSGLEIRDRMWLKITIANAVIGADVVDWLYSRVEGFKDRRDARKYASSLLKHGYLRHTVNKITFSEQCYYTFGDLCQNMASLNLNEGSSGGGSEQDTLAPLPPTSNPWPLGGQPFPYPPFPTAPPSFPPGYSDPCHSFHSGSAGSQHSED; from the exons ATGGCGGAGACTAAAATAATATATCACATTGACGAGGAGGAGACTCCTTATCTGGTCAAACTGTCTGTTCCTCCGGAGAAAGTCACATTAGCGGATTTTAAAAATGTCCTCAACAATCGGCCGGTCAACAGCTACAAATTCTTCTTCAAATCCATGGACCAGGATTTTGG GGTTGTCAAAGAAGAGATCTCCGATGACAACGCCAAGCTGCCATGCTTCAACGGGAGAGTAGTGTCCTGG TTGGTCCTGGCAGAGAGTGCACACTCTGATGGAGGATCTCAATGCACAGAGAGCCATCCAGAACTTCCCCCACCCCTCGAGAGAACAGGGGGCATCGGGGACTCACGGCCCCCCTCCTTCCA TGCCAATGCAGTGAGCAGTCGTGACGGCCTGGACACAGAGACTGGTACAGAGTCTCTCCTAAGCCACcgcagagagcgagagagagagcgtgcACGGAGGAGAGCTCGAGAAACTGAGC TCCCTCGCATCAATGGTCACTCCAAATCAGAGCGCACTGCAAGGGACTCGGCCATGGGTTACGACAGTGCCTCAGTAATGAGCAGTGAGCTGGAGTCCAGCTCATTTGTCGACAGTGAGGAAGATGAGGATGCTAGCAG GCTCAGTAGTTCCACAGAACAGAGTTCGTCTTCGCAGCTGATGCGCAGACACAAACGGCGCAGACGGAGGCACAAAGTGGCAAAGATCGACCGG TCGTCGTCTTTCAGCAGTATCACAGACTCCACGATGAGCCTAAACATTATCACCGTCACACTAAACATGG AAAAATACAACTTCCTTGGTATCAGTATTGTCGGTCAGAGTAATGACCGGGGGGACGGCGGTATTTACATCGGCTCTATCATGAAGGGAGGAGCTGTAGCTGCTGATGGCAGAATAGAACCTGGAGACATGCTACTACAG GTGAATGACGTCAACTTTGAGAACATGAGCAATGATGACGCTGTGAGGATCCTAAGAGAGATTGTTTCCAAAACTGG CCCCATTAGTCTTACTGTTGCCAAATGTTGGGACCCATCTCCCCGAAGCTACTTCACCATCCCTCGTG ctGAGCCAGTGAGACCCATTGATCCTGCGGCCTGGATTTCACACACCACAGCCCTAACAGCACCTTACCCTCACTATG AGTTTGATGACTTGCCTCTGTCTGTAAGTAAAACAGATATGGCAACTATTGTCAAAGTGATGCAGTTGCCTGATTCTGGCCTAGAGATTCGAGACAGGATGTGGTTGAAGATCACCATTGCAAATGCTGTTATAG GTGCTGATGTAGTGGACTGGCTGTACTCCAGAGTGGAAGGATTCAAGGATAGGCGCGATGCGAGGAAGTACGCGAGCAGTCTGTTGAAGCATGGTTACTTGAGACACACTGTCAATAAGATCACCTTCTCTGAACAGTGCTACTATACCTTTGGAGACCTCTGCCAAA ACATGGCCTCACTCAATTTGAATGAAGGATCCAGTGGTGGAGGTTCTGAGCAGGACACTTTGGCACCACTACCTCCCACTAGCAACCCCTGGCCTCTGGGCGGGCAGCCATTCCCCTACCCTCCTTTCCCCACTGCACCCCCGAGCTTTCCACCAGGATACTCAGACCCATGCCACAGTTTCCACAGTGGGAGCGCAGGCAGCCAACACAGTGAGG ACTGA
- the dvl1a gene encoding segment polarity protein dishevelled homolog DVL-1 isoform X4: protein MAETKIIYHIDEEETPYLVKLSVPPEKVTLADFKNVLNNRPVNSYKFFFKSMDQDFGVVKEEISDDNAKLPCFNGRVVSWLVLAESAHSDGGSQCTESHPELPPPLERTGGIGDSRPPSFHANAVSSRDGLDTETGTESLLSHRRERERERARRRARETELPRINGHSKSERTARDSAMGYDSASVMSSELESSSFVDSEEDEDASRLSSSTEQSSSSQLMRRHKRRRRRHKVAKIDRSSSFSSITDSTMSLNIITVTLNMEKYNFLGISIVGQSNDRGDGGIYIGSIMKGGAVAADGRIEPGDMLLQVNDVNFENMSNDDAVRILREIVSKTGPISLTVAKCWDPSPRSYFTIPRAEPVRPIDPAAWISHTTALTAPYPHYEFDDLPLSVSKTDMATIVKVMQLPDSGLEIRDRMWLKITIANAVIGADVVDWLYSRVEGFKDRRDARKYASSLLKHGYLRHTVNKITFSEQCYYTFGDLCQNMASLNLNEGSSGGGSEQDTLAPLPPTSNPWPLGGQPFPYPPFPTAPPSFPPGYSDPCHSFHSGSAGSQHSEGQS from the exons ATGGCGGAGACTAAAATAATATATCACATTGACGAGGAGGAGACTCCTTATCTGGTCAAACTGTCTGTTCCTCCGGAGAAAGTCACATTAGCGGATTTTAAAAATGTCCTCAACAATCGGCCGGTCAACAGCTACAAATTCTTCTTCAAATCCATGGACCAGGATTTTGG GGTTGTCAAAGAAGAGATCTCCGATGACAACGCCAAGCTGCCATGCTTCAACGGGAGAGTAGTGTCCTGG TTGGTCCTGGCAGAGAGTGCACACTCTGATGGAGGATCTCAATGCACAGAGAGCCATCCAGAACTTCCCCCACCCCTCGAGAGAACAGGGGGCATCGGGGACTCACGGCCCCCCTCCTTCCA TGCCAATGCAGTGAGCAGTCGTGACGGCCTGGACACAGAGACTGGTACAGAGTCTCTCCTAAGCCACcgcagagagcgagagagagagcgtgcACGGAGGAGAGCTCGAGAAACTGAGC TCCCTCGCATCAATGGTCACTCCAAATCAGAGCGCACTGCAAGGGACTCGGCCATGGGTTACGACAGTGCCTCAGTAATGAGCAGTGAGCTGGAGTCCAGCTCATTTGTCGACAGTGAGGAAGATGAGGATGCTAGCAG GCTCAGTAGTTCCACAGAACAGAGTTCGTCTTCGCAGCTGATGCGCAGACACAAACGGCGCAGACGGAGGCACAAAGTGGCAAAGATCGACCGG TCGTCGTCTTTCAGCAGTATCACAGACTCCACGATGAGCCTAAACATTATCACCGTCACACTAAACATGG AAAAATACAACTTCCTTGGTATCAGTATTGTCGGTCAGAGTAATGACCGGGGGGACGGCGGTATTTACATCGGCTCTATCATGAAGGGAGGAGCTGTAGCTGCTGATGGCAGAATAGAACCTGGAGACATGCTACTACAG GTGAATGACGTCAACTTTGAGAACATGAGCAATGATGACGCTGTGAGGATCCTAAGAGAGATTGTTTCCAAAACTGG CCCCATTAGTCTTACTGTTGCCAAATGTTGGGACCCATCTCCCCGAAGCTACTTCACCATCCCTCGTG ctGAGCCAGTGAGACCCATTGATCCTGCGGCCTGGATTTCACACACCACAGCCCTAACAGCACCTTACCCTCACTATG AGTTTGATGACTTGCCTCTGTCTGTAAGTAAAACAGATATGGCAACTATTGTCAAAGTGATGCAGTTGCCTGATTCTGGCCTAGAGATTCGAGACAGGATGTGGTTGAAGATCACCATTGCAAATGCTGTTATAG GTGCTGATGTAGTGGACTGGCTGTACTCCAGAGTGGAAGGATTCAAGGATAGGCGCGATGCGAGGAAGTACGCGAGCAGTCTGTTGAAGCATGGTTACTTGAGACACACTGTCAATAAGATCACCTTCTCTGAACAGTGCTACTATACCTTTGGAGACCTCTGCCAAA ACATGGCCTCACTCAATTTGAATGAAGGATCCAGTGGTGGAGGTTCTGAGCAGGACACTTTGGCACCACTACCTCCCACTAGCAACCCCTGGCCTCTGGGCGGGCAGCCATTCCCCTACCCTCCTTTCCCCACTGCACCCCCGAGCTTTCCACCAGGATACTCAGACCCATGCCACAGTTTCCACAGTGGGAGCGCAGGCAGCCAACACAGTGAGG GTCAATCATGA
- the dvl1a gene encoding segment polarity protein dishevelled homolog DVL-1 isoform X1, which produces MAETKIIYHIDEEETPYLVKLSVPPEKVTLADFKNVLNNRPVNSYKFFFKSMDQDFGVVKEEISDDNAKLPCFNGRVVSWLVLAESAHSDGGSQCTESHPELPPPLERTGGIGDSRPPSFHANAVSSRDGLDTETGTESLLSHRRERERERARRRARETELPRINGHSKSERTARDSAMGYDSASVMSSELESSSFVDSEEDEDASRLSSSTEQSSSSQLMRRHKRRRRRHKVAKIDRSSSFSSITDSTMSLNIITVTLNMEKYNFLGISIVGQSNDRGDGGIYIGSIMKGGAVAADGRIEPGDMLLQVNDVNFENMSNDDAVRILREIVSKTGPISLTVAKCWDPSPRSYFTIPRAEPVRPIDPAAWISHTTALTAPYPHYEFDDLPLSVSKTDMATIVKVMQLPDSGLEIRDRMWLKITIANAVIGADVVDWLYSRVEGFKDRRDARKYASSLLKHGYLRHTVNKITFSEQCYYTFGDLCQNMASLNLNEGSSGGGSEQDTLAPLPPTSNPWPLGGQPFPYPPFPTAPPSFPPGYSDPCHSFHSGSAGSQHSEGSRSSGSNPSAGKGRRSSPQEKGQRSTCSESEPGIRGGRRGDRSASQMSHHSHAISSQSHARSSLSHSHSHRSHPVTQNNHPPFTYSHAAFIQPGPGSCAQSERSHASSYGPPGLPPPYCLARLAPKTSFNSSTPPGAPPGRELAAVPPELTASRQSFQHAMGNPCEFFVDIM; this is translated from the exons ATGGCGGAGACTAAAATAATATATCACATTGACGAGGAGGAGACTCCTTATCTGGTCAAACTGTCTGTTCCTCCGGAGAAAGTCACATTAGCGGATTTTAAAAATGTCCTCAACAATCGGCCGGTCAACAGCTACAAATTCTTCTTCAAATCCATGGACCAGGATTTTGG GGTTGTCAAAGAAGAGATCTCCGATGACAACGCCAAGCTGCCATGCTTCAACGGGAGAGTAGTGTCCTGG TTGGTCCTGGCAGAGAGTGCACACTCTGATGGAGGATCTCAATGCACAGAGAGCCATCCAGAACTTCCCCCACCCCTCGAGAGAACAGGGGGCATCGGGGACTCACGGCCCCCCTCCTTCCA TGCCAATGCAGTGAGCAGTCGTGACGGCCTGGACACAGAGACTGGTACAGAGTCTCTCCTAAGCCACcgcagagagcgagagagagagcgtgcACGGAGGAGAGCTCGAGAAACTGAGC TCCCTCGCATCAATGGTCACTCCAAATCAGAGCGCACTGCAAGGGACTCGGCCATGGGTTACGACAGTGCCTCAGTAATGAGCAGTGAGCTGGAGTCCAGCTCATTTGTCGACAGTGAGGAAGATGAGGATGCTAGCAG GCTCAGTAGTTCCACAGAACAGAGTTCGTCTTCGCAGCTGATGCGCAGACACAAACGGCGCAGACGGAGGCACAAAGTGGCAAAGATCGACCGG TCGTCGTCTTTCAGCAGTATCACAGACTCCACGATGAGCCTAAACATTATCACCGTCACACTAAACATGG AAAAATACAACTTCCTTGGTATCAGTATTGTCGGTCAGAGTAATGACCGGGGGGACGGCGGTATTTACATCGGCTCTATCATGAAGGGAGGAGCTGTAGCTGCTGATGGCAGAATAGAACCTGGAGACATGCTACTACAG GTGAATGACGTCAACTTTGAGAACATGAGCAATGATGACGCTGTGAGGATCCTAAGAGAGATTGTTTCCAAAACTGG CCCCATTAGTCTTACTGTTGCCAAATGTTGGGACCCATCTCCCCGAAGCTACTTCACCATCCCTCGTG ctGAGCCAGTGAGACCCATTGATCCTGCGGCCTGGATTTCACACACCACAGCCCTAACAGCACCTTACCCTCACTATG AGTTTGATGACTTGCCTCTGTCTGTAAGTAAAACAGATATGGCAACTATTGTCAAAGTGATGCAGTTGCCTGATTCTGGCCTAGAGATTCGAGACAGGATGTGGTTGAAGATCACCATTGCAAATGCTGTTATAG GTGCTGATGTAGTGGACTGGCTGTACTCCAGAGTGGAAGGATTCAAGGATAGGCGCGATGCGAGGAAGTACGCGAGCAGTCTGTTGAAGCATGGTTACTTGAGACACACTGTCAATAAGATCACCTTCTCTGAACAGTGCTACTATACCTTTGGAGACCTCTGCCAAA ACATGGCCTCACTCAATTTGAATGAAGGATCCAGTGGTGGAGGTTCTGAGCAGGACACTTTGGCACCACTACCTCCCACTAGCAACCCCTGGCCTCTGGGCGGGCAGCCATTCCCCTACCCTCCTTTCCCCACTGCACCCCCGAGCTTTCCACCAGGATACTCAGACCCATGCCACAGTTTCCACAGTGGGAGCGCAGGCAGCCAACACAGTGAGG GAAGCCGAAGCAGTGGATCCAACCCCAGCGCAGGCAAAGGTAGACGTTCATCCCCACAGGaaaagggtcaaaggtcaacatgCAGTGAATCAGAGCCAGGAATCCGCGGAGGGCGGCGTGGTGACAGATCTGCCAGTCAAATGAGTCATCACAGCCACGCCATCTCTAGCCAAAGTCACGCAAGGTCAAGTCTCAGCCACAGTCATTCACACAGGAGCCACCCTGTCACGCAGAACAACCACCCCCCGTTCACCTACAGCCACGCCGCCTTTATTCAGCCAGGTCCAGGCTCCTGTGCCCAGAGCGAGCGAAGCCATGCCTCCTCCTACGGCCCCCCAGGCTTGCCTCCCCCTTATTGTCTGGCCCGTCTGGCCCCCAAGACCTCATTCAACAGTAGCACGCCTCCTGGAGCCCCACCTGGGAGAGAGTTAGCAGCCGTTCCTCCTGAGCTCACCGCCAGTCGCCAGTCCTTCCAGCATGCTATGGGCAATCCCTGTGAGTTCTTTGTTGACATCATGTGA
- the dvl1a gene encoding segment polarity protein dishevelled homolog DVL-1 isoform X3 — MSTLWAELAMGTTTLLECFACSRRVRWLPRPLRLVRPFQPIRCYPETAPPHCQFPRINGHSKSERTARDSAMGYDSASVMSSELESSSFVDSEEDEDASRLSSSTEQSSSSQLMRRHKRRRRRHKVAKIDRSSSFSSITDSTMSLNIITVTLNMEKYNFLGISIVGQSNDRGDGGIYIGSIMKGGAVAADGRIEPGDMLLQVNDVNFENMSNDDAVRILREIVSKTGPISLTVAKCWDPSPRSYFTIPRAEPVRPIDPAAWISHTTALTAPYPHYEFDDLPLSVSKTDMATIVKVMQLPDSGLEIRDRMWLKITIANAVIGADVVDWLYSRVEGFKDRRDARKYASSLLKHGYLRHTVNKITFSEQCYYTFGDLCQNMASLNLNEGSSGGGSEQDTLAPLPPTSNPWPLGGQPFPYPPFPTAPPSFPPGYSDPCHSFHSGSAGSQHSEGSRSSGSNPSAGKGRRSSPQEKGQRSTCSESEPGIRGGRRGDRSASQMSHHSHAISSQSHARSSLSHSHSHRSHPVTQNNHPPFTYSHAAFIQPGPGSCAQSERSHASSYGPPGLPPPYCLARLAPKTSFNSSTPPGAPPGRELAAVPPELTASRQSFQHAMGNPCEFFVDIM, encoded by the exons ATGAGCACCCTGTGGGCGGAGCTAGCGATGGGAACTACTACATTGCTGGAATGTTTTGCTTGCTCTCGGCGAGTACGTTGGCTACCACGCCCTCTTCGCCTTGTGAGACCTTTTCAGCCAATCCGCTGTTACCCTGAGACTGCGCCACCTCACTGCCAAT TCCCTCGCATCAATGGTCACTCCAAATCAGAGCGCACTGCAAGGGACTCGGCCATGGGTTACGACAGTGCCTCAGTAATGAGCAGTGAGCTGGAGTCCAGCTCATTTGTCGACAGTGAGGAAGATGAGGATGCTAGCAG GCTCAGTAGTTCCACAGAACAGAGTTCGTCTTCGCAGCTGATGCGCAGACACAAACGGCGCAGACGGAGGCACAAAGTGGCAAAGATCGACCGG TCGTCGTCTTTCAGCAGTATCACAGACTCCACGATGAGCCTAAACATTATCACCGTCACACTAAACATGG AAAAATACAACTTCCTTGGTATCAGTATTGTCGGTCAGAGTAATGACCGGGGGGACGGCGGTATTTACATCGGCTCTATCATGAAGGGAGGAGCTGTAGCTGCTGATGGCAGAATAGAACCTGGAGACATGCTACTACAG GTGAATGACGTCAACTTTGAGAACATGAGCAATGATGACGCTGTGAGGATCCTAAGAGAGATTGTTTCCAAAACTGG CCCCATTAGTCTTACTGTTGCCAAATGTTGGGACCCATCTCCCCGAAGCTACTTCACCATCCCTCGTG ctGAGCCAGTGAGACCCATTGATCCTGCGGCCTGGATTTCACACACCACAGCCCTAACAGCACCTTACCCTCACTATG AGTTTGATGACTTGCCTCTGTCTGTAAGTAAAACAGATATGGCAACTATTGTCAAAGTGATGCAGTTGCCTGATTCTGGCCTAGAGATTCGAGACAGGATGTGGTTGAAGATCACCATTGCAAATGCTGTTATAG GTGCTGATGTAGTGGACTGGCTGTACTCCAGAGTGGAAGGATTCAAGGATAGGCGCGATGCGAGGAAGTACGCGAGCAGTCTGTTGAAGCATGGTTACTTGAGACACACTGTCAATAAGATCACCTTCTCTGAACAGTGCTACTATACCTTTGGAGACCTCTGCCAAA ACATGGCCTCACTCAATTTGAATGAAGGATCCAGTGGTGGAGGTTCTGAGCAGGACACTTTGGCACCACTACCTCCCACTAGCAACCCCTGGCCTCTGGGCGGGCAGCCATTCCCCTACCCTCCTTTCCCCACTGCACCCCCGAGCTTTCCACCAGGATACTCAGACCCATGCCACAGTTTCCACAGTGGGAGCGCAGGCAGCCAACACAGTGAGG GAAGCCGAAGCAGTGGATCCAACCCCAGCGCAGGCAAAGGTAGACGTTCATCCCCACAGGaaaagggtcaaaggtcaacatgCAGTGAATCAGAGCCAGGAATCCGCGGAGGGCGGCGTGGTGACAGATCTGCCAGTCAAATGAGTCATCACAGCCACGCCATCTCTAGCCAAAGTCACGCAAGGTCAAGTCTCAGCCACAGTCATTCACACAGGAGCCACCCTGTCACGCAGAACAACCACCCCCCGTTCACCTACAGCCACGCCGCCTTTATTCAGCCAGGTCCAGGCTCCTGTGCCCAGAGCGAGCGAAGCCATGCCTCCTCCTACGGCCCCCCAGGCTTGCCTCCCCCTTATTGTCTGGCCCGTCTGGCCCCCAAGACCTCATTCAACAGTAGCACGCCTCCTGGAGCCCCACCTGGGAGAGAGTTAGCAGCCGTTCCTCCTGAGCTCACCGCCAGTCGCCAGTCCTTCCAGCATGCTATGGGCAATCCCTGTGAGTTCTTTGTTGACATCATGTGA
- the tnfrsf9a gene encoding tumor necrosis factor receptor superfamily member 9a, whose product MAVIAWLIVLFLGIQCSVGEITVGCLQWDLKGSDVCCKSCHPGNRLVEECGRTPKDLCTPCEPGTYTVHPKKYRCYPCTQCVGAQVLLEACTATTDTKCGCREGLTCGDERCSFCVKTCEKGFEPTVNRDCRKCPNGTFNDKVHQKCKPWSTKCSNPNEQIEFKGDALNDIKCVPVITEKTRGQKDVSSDAQDPIWPLFVIVGMLVLFPVTIIIIMIVAVKNLQKRKKTKKRIHEKIIVNPTDDPRTLIAIECSFHEAQQEQGSTCSSESLDSKDSSEQLIA is encoded by the exons ATGGCTGTAATCGCCTGGCTGATCGTTCTCTTTTTGGGCATCCAGTGCAGTGTTGGGGAGATTACTGTGGGCTGCCTGCAATGGGACCTAAAGGGGAGCGATGTTTGCTGTAAAAGCTGTCACCCag GAAATCGCCTAGTCGAGGAGTGTGGTCGAACCCCAAAAGACCTTTGTACACCCTGTGAGCCCGGGACCTATACAGTGCATCCTAAAAAGTACAGGTGTTACCCTTGTACACAGTGTGTAG GTGCTCAGGTCCTTCTAGAAGCCTGCACTGCCACAACTGATACCAAGTGTGGCTGTAGAGAAGGACTTACTTGTGGTGATGAAAGGTGTTCCTTCTGTGTGAAGACGTGTGAAAAAGGCTTTGAACCTACAGTTAATC GTGACTGCAGAAAATGTCCAAATGGAACTTTTAACGACAAAGTGCACCAGAAGTGCAAACCCTGGAGTACCAA GTGCTCCAATCCAAATGAGCAGATTGAGTTCAAAGGAGATGCATTAAATGACATTAAGTGTGTTCCAGTTATAACTGAGAAAACACGTGGCCAAAAAGATGTATCATCTG ATGCTCAGGACCCGATATGGCCACTGTTTGTTATCGTTGGCATGCTTGTGCTGTTCCCCGTcaccatcatcattatcatgaTCGTGGCTGTGAAAAACCtccagaaaagaaagaagacaaaaaagagaATTCATGAAAAAATCATTGTAAACCCTACAG ATGATCCCAGGACATTAATTGCAATAGAGTGCAGTTTCCATGAGGCTCAGCAGGAACAGGGCAGCACTTGCAGCTCAGAGTCACTGGACTCTAAGGACTCTTCAGAGCAGCTGATTGCATGA